From the Croceicoccus marinus genome, the window GTTTGAGAACATGACACATGACAAGAAAGACATCGCAGTGTCGCGGTGGGAAGGCGAGGGCGGGGCACTGCCCTGCGGTCCCCAGGAAGCGCTAGCAGCCACTTGCGACGAGTGGGATATCCCCGCCCTGTCGGACGCGGAGCTCATCCAGCTGCGCATCCGGGTCATTGCCTTGGAAAATATCGTTCTCAGCCTTCTGTCGAAGGCAAGCAACGAGCAGCTGGAGCATATCGCTGAAATGGCGGACTTTATAACGCCGCGGCCCGACGCGAAGCAGCATCCGCTGACCATCCACGCAGCGACCCAAATGAACCATATGGTGGAGCGCGCCAAGCATTTTCGATCATGACGCAGAATGCGGATGGCAACTGGTTGCTTATTTTTCCCACGCTGCCGTTCAGGTCTTTCTCGAAACAGCCTTCAGGAGGGGGGACACCGTCTCTAGCGGTTGAACTTTCCAAAGAGATCGGAAAGTTCCGCCAGTTTCATTCGCTGTGCTTCCTCGTCGCCGCTTTCGATTATGGCTGCGATGGACTCCTGCGCATGGATGGCGAGAACTTTGGTTCTCGTTGCTCGCAAGGCAGCTTCGATGGCTGAAATTTGTTGCAGAATGTCCACGCAGGAACGCTCGTCTTCCATCATGCATATCACGCCTCGTGCCTGACCCTCGATCCGTCGCAGGCGTGTGATCTCTTTTGCGAATTTCATCGTTCGATTCCTCACGATCTCAGGCGACACACAGGAGACTGCCCGGTTATTGCGGGCATGTATGCGAACCGCCGCGTAAATTGGCTGAGCGAAAAGTTCCCTACAAGGCTACTCGGGAAGGAACCGCTAAGCTCTCGAAGGGTTGATCTAATCTGTCGTTGAACGTGGCTTAAAAAGGCCGTCATCGAGGTGCTGTACTGCGGATTGAGCGCGCCCGCCAAACCTTAGGGAACAGGAGAAGCGAATGGCCGAGAACCACCAATCGAAACGAGCGGAAAGCGGCGGTAATTACTGGCGCTTCATGGCGATGGTCTCGACCTCGACGGTGCTCATGTTCTTCCTCATGTATGCCAACACCTATGATGCCGACCACTTCTTCTGGAGCGAGACGCGCTTCTGGATGATGTTCGTCATGGGCGCGATGATGATGGTCGTCATGATCCTTTTCATGTGGGGGATGTACAAGGACAGAAAGAAAAATTTCATCATCATTGGCGTCGCAGCCATAGTCTTCGCGCTCGCGCTCTGGCTGGTCCGCAGTCAGACGACGGTCACGGGAAGCGAGTACATGCAGGCGATGATTCCGCACCATTCGATCGCAATCATGACCAGCGAACGGGCGCATATCCGCGATCCGCGCGTGCGCAAGCTCGCGCACGATATCATCCTCGCCCAGCGCCGCGAGATCGCGCAGATGAAATATCTTATCGCCGATATCGAAGAGAACGGAGTGAGGACCACCGAGAGGCTCCCCGAGGACATCGAAACTCCGCAAGGAGCAATGCGATGAACAAGACATTCTACACTTTTGCCGGACTGGCATTCGCTCTTGCTGCCTGCAACCAGAACACCGCCATCGGCAACGATCGCGAAGCGCAGGTCGATCCAGCGCCCACTCCCGCGCCGATCGAGCCGGCGGCGAGTGCTTTGCGGAACATCGCCACGGCGATCGTCAAACCGGAAACGATGACCACAGCCGAGGTCCAGACCATCGGCGGCGAGCGCGGACGCTGTATTTATCGGCTAACCGAAGTGGGTTTCCCGACGTTCGTCTACGAACCGGGTGTTCGCGGCTTCGTAAAGCTGAACGGCAAGCTGATTCCCCTTACCGCCGAAGGCCCCGATCGCTATTCGAGCGGCGAACTCCTGATCGCGACACGGCTTGTCGATGAAGAAGGAAATGCCGGTCTTCAAGCTCAGGAAATCATCATCGTCCCGCCAGGGGCGAAAGACGAGCTGGGCTATCGAGGATATGTACAATGCGATGAAGGAGTTACGTTGTGACAAGCTTCACCAAGGGGTTGGGCCTCGGTATCGTCGCAACCCTGCTGCTGCTGGTGGCGATTGCGCTGATCGTCATCCTAACCGGTGCATACAATGTAGCGGCCGATGATCGTCATTTGCCGACTACCGAGTGGGCACTCGACACTTCCATGACCAATTCGGTGCAAAGCCGCGCCGAAGACC encodes:
- a CDS encoding metal-sensitive transcriptional regulator, whose product is MKFAKEITRLRRIEGQARGVICMMEDERSCVDILQQISAIEAALRATRTKVLAIHAQESIAAIIESGDEEAQRMKLAELSDLFGKFNR
- a CDS encoding DUF305 domain-containing protein, which translates into the protein MVSTSTVLMFFLMYANTYDADHFFWSETRFWMMFVMGAMMMVVMILFMWGMYKDRKKNFIIIGVAAIVFALALWLVRSQTTVTGSEYMQAMIPHHSIAIMTSERAHIRDPRVRKLAHDIILAQRREIAQMKYLIADIEENGVRTTERLPEDIETPQGAMR
- a CDS encoding DUF6692 family protein codes for the protein MNKTFYTFAGLAFALAACNQNTAIGNDREAQVDPAPTPAPIEPAASALRNIATAIVKPETMTTAEVQTIGGERGRCIYRLTEVGFPTFVYEPGVRGFVKLNGKLIPLTAEGPDRYSSGELLIATRLVDEEGNAGLQAQEIIIVPPGAKDELGYRGYVQCDEGVTL